One part of the Solanum dulcamara chromosome 8, daSolDulc1.2, whole genome shotgun sequence genome encodes these proteins:
- the LOC129899780 gene encoding uncharacterized protein LOC129899780, whose protein sequence is MYGYNLFDHLDGTTPVPSHTISLGTNISPNSVFLTWFRQNHIQNGLMASVEPIIASTVAVTDSAKSAWDALHTTYANRSQTQVFSLRDQLARVTNDSRSITEYLHTIRSLSDELATAGAPVSNPQLIVKIFSGLDSEFCEISAAIRAHDMAIFYDELFEKLIDYEHFLRHEDAKKLSSPITFAVATPTKCNTK, encoded by the coding sequence ATGTATGGCTACAACCTTTTTGACCATCTCGATGGGACCACTCCGGTCCCCAGTCACACGATTTCCCTCGGCACGAACATATCTCCTAATTCTGTCTTCTTAACTTGGTTCCGTCAGAATCATATCCAGAATGGCCTCATGGCTTCTGTCGAACCCATCATTGCCTCTACTGTTGCTGTCACTGACTCAGCTAAATCAGCATGGGATGCTTTGCATACCACTTATGCGAACAGATCTCAAACTCAGGTCTTCAGTTTGCGTGATCAGCTTGCCCGTGTCACTAACGACTCTCGCTCCATCACCGAATATCTTCACACTATTCGGTCCCTTTCGGATGAGTTAGCGACTGCTGGTGCTCCTGTGTCCAATCCTCAACTCATCGTCAAAATATTTAGTGGTCTAGATAGTGAGTTTTGTGAGATCTCTGCTGCCATTCGTGCACACGATATGGCTATCTTCTACGACGAATTGTTTGAAAAACTTATAGACTATGAACATTTCCTTCGCCACGAGGATGCTAAGAAACTGTCTAGTCCTATCACTTTTGCAGTCGCTACTCCCACCAAATGCAACACCAAATAA